In the Bacillus shivajii genome, one interval contains:
- a CDS encoding dihydrofolate reductase: MISMIAAMGENRAIGKDGDMPWHLPNDLKYFKAVTSGHPVLMGRKTFESIGRPLPKRRNLVLTRSTDFHVDDVEVIHAFEDVKPLVDEAEEFFVIGGATIYEQLMPIADRLYITWIHETFEADTFFPKIDESIWKVVSSQEGTIDEKNKFAHTFVVYERRK, from the coding sequence ATGATCTCTATGATTGCTGCGATGGGAGAAAACCGCGCAATAGGCAAAGATGGAGATATGCCGTGGCACTTACCGAATGACTTAAAGTACTTTAAAGCAGTAACAAGCGGCCACCCTGTTTTAATGGGAAGAAAAACCTTTGAATCCATCGGCAGACCGCTTCCGAAACGAAGAAACCTTGTTTTAACAAGAAGTACAGATTTCCATGTTGATGATGTTGAAGTTATTCATGCATTCGAGGATGTCAAACCATTAGTGGATGAAGCAGAAGAGTTTTTTGTGATTGGTGGTGCAACGATTTATGAACAGCTTATGCCAATTGCAGATCGCCTTTATATAACATGGATTCATGAAACGTTCGAAGCAGATACGTTTTTTCCAAAGATTGATGAGAGCATATGGAAAGTTGTCTCGTCGCAAGAAGGAACAATTGATGAGAAAAATAAATTTGCACACACATTCGTTGTTTACGAACGTAGAAAATAA